In Micromonospora purpureochromogenes, a single window of DNA contains:
- a CDS encoding biotin/lipoyl-binding carrier protein, with the protein MAEEIRAEMVANVWKVVASAGDTVSEGDTLVILESMKMEIPVVAESDGVVKQLAVNEGDVVQDGDLIAVIG; encoded by the coding sequence AGGAGATCCGTGCCGAGATGGTGGCCAACGTCTGGAAGGTCGTCGCGTCGGCCGGGGACACCGTGTCCGAGGGGGACACGCTCGTGATCCTGGAGTCGATGAAGATGGAGATCCCCGTCGTCGCCGAGTCCGACGGCGTGGTCAAGCAGCTCGCCGTCAACGAGGGCGACGTCGTGCAGGACGGTGACCTGATCGCGGTGATCGGTTGA